A single region of the Salvia splendens isolate huo1 chromosome 18, SspV2, whole genome shotgun sequence genome encodes:
- the LOC121776251 gene encoding transcriptional repressor ILP1-like — MSSAKSRNFRRRSGDDEDEEPSTFVTPSTTKTSATTNKPSTTNKPKKPTPQSGAKSLLSFADDDDEESPFSRPPPKPSSSSRFPKSSSAHKLRSSKDRIAPHPPSSSLPSNVQPQAGVYTKEALLELQKNTKTLAAPARNRPKPDPEPVVVLKGLIKPVISSELDAAATGKGLDSSDDDMMFDRRVKDSSVEAKLKDIQIGPGFREDKEGIPDQATIEAIRAKRERLRQARAAAPDYIAIDGGSNHGEAEGLSDEEPEFQGRIGFFGEKIGGSDKKGVFEDFGERSVPKERGMEVVSDEEDDEDKMWEEEQVRKGLGKRLDDGIGVQGAGATVGGLSRLSSSLGYSVALPRGMHHPAQNVDDRSSYNNVGGASFDMFGAKDMSISQQAELARKAMTENLERVQESHDRTMVSLAKTNENLSSSLLNVTSLEDSLSAAGEKFLFMQKLREFVSVICAFLQHKAPFIEELEEQMQKLHEERARAIVERRAADNDDEISEIELAIAAARLELSKGSSAEKVAAAIAASQAASANARGAKGAPVELDEFGRDVNLQKRMDITRRSEARKRRRAKADLKRKLAMENDSSVQLMEGEFSTDESDTETSAHESTHNQLLLVAGKIFSDAAEEYSQFSMVVEKFEKWKKDYATSYREAYMSLSIPAIFSPYVRLELLKWDPLHEDSDFMDMKWCSLLFNYGLPEDENGKNGEDADDDANLIPELVAKVALPILHHQLAFCWDILSTRETKHAISAMDMVTEFVGSSNSAVGKLVAVLRDRFTTAVNDLVVPTWSPLELKVVPDAARVAAYRFGTSVRLLRNISLWSKVLAISVVEKIALDELLCGKILPHLRSIQTNVHEAILRTERVIASLNDVWTGSSVTEDRSKKLQPLVEYVLLLGKTMERKHGSGGMESETGKLVRRLRKMLVELNQYDHARALSRSFNIKEAI, encoded by the exons ATGAGCAGCGCCAAATCCCGCAACTTCCGCCGCCGTTCCGGCGACGACGAAGACGAAGAACCCAGCACCTTCGTCACACCATCCACCACCAAAACCTCTGCCACCACAAACAAACCCTCCACCACCAATAAACCCAAAAAGCCGACCCCTCAGTCCGGTGCCAAAAGTCTCCTTTCATTCGCTGACGACGACGATGAAGAATCTCCGTTTTCTCGGCCACCGCCAAAGCCATCTTCCTCGTCTCGATTCCCCAAATCTTCTTCAGCTCACAAGCTCAGATCGTCAAAAGACCGAATTGCTCCTCACCCTCCATCTTCGTCCCTCCCCTCCAATGTCCAGCCACAGGCTGGCGTCTACACAAAAGAAGCCCTATTAGAGCTTCAGAAGAATACTAAAACCCTGGCCGCGCCAGCTCGGAATAGGCCAAAGCCCGACCCCGAGCCTGTTGTTGTGTTGAAGGGTTTGATCAAACCCGTGATTTCGAGCGAATTGGATGCCGCAGCTACTGGAAAAGGTCTGGATAGTagtgatgatgatatgatgttTGATCGTAGGGTCAAAGATTCAAGCGTTGAAGCTAAATTGAAGGATATTCAGATAGGGCCGGGTTTTAGGGAGGATAAGGAAGGGATACCGGACCAGGCCACAATAGAAGCGATTAGGGCGAAGAGGGAGCGGCTGAGGCAGGCCAGGGCTGCAGCTCCGGATTACATCGCAATTGATGGAGGCAGTAATCATGGAGAGGCCGAAGGTCTGAGTGATGAAGAGCCGGAATTTCAAGGAAGGATTGGATTTTTTGGTGAAAAAATTGGCGGGAGTGACAAGAAAGGTGTTTTCGAGGATTTTGGGGAGAGGTCAGTGCCGAAAGAGAGGGGAATGGAAGTTGTTAGTGATGAAGAGGATGATGAGGATAAGATGTGGGAGGAAGAGCAAGTGAGGAAAGGGTTGGGGAAGAGGCTGGATGATGGTATTGGGGTTCAAGGAGCGGGTGCTACTGTTGGCGGTTTAAGTAGGTTGTCATCTAGTTTAGGGTACTCTGTTGCACTTCCTCGTGGAATGCATCATCCTGCCCAAAATGTGGATGATAGAAGTAGCTATAACAATGTTGGAGGGGCAAGCTTTGACATGTTTGGTGCTAAAGATATGTCTATTTCTCAGCAGGCTGAGCTTGCCAGAAAAGCCATGACTGAGAACCTGGAGAGGGTTCAGGAATCTCATGACCGAACAATGGTGTCTTTGGCGAAGACAAATGAAAATCTCTCTTCGTCTTTACTGAACGTTACTAGTCTGGAGGATTCCTTGTCGGCTGCCGGTGAGAAGTTCCTCTTTATGCAAAAGCTTCGTGAGTTTGTTTCAGTTATATGTGCATTTTTGCAG CATAAAGCTCCTTTCATTGAGGAACTTGAAGAACAAATGCAGAAGCTTCATGAAGAGCGTGCGAGAGCCATTGTAGAAAGAAGAGCTGCAGATAATGATGACGAAATATCTGAGATAGAATTAGCTATTGCTGCAGCACGGTTAGAACTCTCTAAAGGAAGCAGTGCAGAAAAAGTAGCAGCTGCCATCGCTGCTTCCCAGGCTGCCTCTGCTAATGCAAGGGGAGCTAAAGGTGCACCAGTGGAGCTGGATGAATTTGGCAGAGATGTGAATCTGCAGAAACGGATGGATATTACTAGAAGATCAGAAGCTCGGAAACGAAGGCGAGCCAAAGCTGATTTAAAGAGGAAGTTGGCCATGGAAAATGACAGTTCCGTTCAACTTATGGAAGGAGAATTCAGCACTGATGAAAGTGATACTGAGACAAGTGCTCACGAGTCAACCCATAATCAATTACTTCTAGTTGCTGGCAAAATCTTTAGTGATGCAGCGGAGGAATATTCTCAATTTTCGATGGTTGTGGAAAAATTTGAGAAGTGGAAGAAAGATTATGCCACAAGCTATCGTGAGGCATATATGTCCTTAAGTATACCTGCTATTTTTTCACCTTATGTGAGATTAGAGCTTCTAAAGTGGGACCCACTTCATGAAGATTCAGATTTTATGGATATGAAATG GTGTTCATTGCTCTTCAATTATGGCCTTccggaagatgaaaatggaaagaATGGAGAGGATGCTGATGATGATGCAAATCTTATTCCTGAGCTGGTTGCAAAAGTTGCACTTCCTATTTTGCACCATCAGTTAGCCTTCTGTTGGGACATTCTTAGCACCCGTGAAACAAAGCATGCTATTTCTGCTATGGACATGGTCACAGAATTTGTAGGTTCCTCCAATTCAGCTGTTGGGAAACTGGTAGCTGTTCTTCGTGACCGTTTCACCACTGCTGTGAATGATTTGGTG GTCCCCACATGGAGCCCACTTGAACTGAAGGTGGTACCTGATGCAGCAAGAGTTGCTGCATATAGGTTTGGCACCTCTGTTCGTTTGTTGAGGAACATATCTTTGTGGAGTAAGGTTCTTGCTATTTCTGTCGTCGAGAAGATTGCTCTTGATGAACTGTTGTGTGGCAAGATTCTTCCTCATCTGCGCAGCATACAGACAAACGTGCATGAAGCAATTCTACGAACAGAGAGGGTGATTGCTTCACTTAATGATGTATGGACCGGTTCTAGTGTTACAGAGGATCGAAG CAAGAAACTGCAGCCGTTGGTGGAGTATGTGTTGCTGCTGGGGAAGACTATGGAGAGAAAGCATGGTAGCGGTGGCATGGAGAGCGAAACGGGTAAATTGGTGAGACGATTGAGGAAGATGCTGGTGGAGCTGAACCAGTACGACCATGCAAGAGCATTGTCAAGAAGCTTCAATATCAAGGAAGCTATCTGA
- the LOC121776253 gene encoding O-fucosyltransferase 20-like, which produces MCHMAVSKKKHQSYISVPSQIINSISQSSLESLLHSPKKKKKTRAFNLLNTPRFLFFLIFCFCSLWMLKLWAKFDPKIPFSGQPCFISRQSSLLSRGLLSSQGNEEEIVEKSGFWKQPDGMGFRPCLEFSEKYKTESRGIVQERTKYLLVVVSGGMNQQRNQIVDAVVIARILGAALVVPILQVNVIWGDESEFSDIFNLDHFKSVLGGDVRIVNSLPSTHLMTRPVEEKTTPLHASPEWIRSRYIRRIRRDGVLLLRGLDSRLSKDLPSDLQKLRCKVAFHALRFAPHITEVGNRLSERMRSKGPYVALHLRMEKDVWVRTGCLPGLGPEYDQMISSERKARPKLLTSRSNMTYDQRKLAGLCPLNALEVARLLKALGAPKSARIYWAGGIPLGGKDTLLPLITQFPHFYNKEDLALQGELEPFAKRASLMAAIDYIVSEKSDVFMASHGGNMGHAIQGQRAYAGHKKTIIPNKRQMLKYFMKSSVGESEFNSIIQDLHRDSLGQPELRTSKAGRDVTKYPIPECMCNATLAHSAQ; this is translated from the exons ATGTGTCACATGGCGGTGTCGAAGAAGAAGCACCAGAGCTACATCTCTGTGCCGTCTCAGATAATCAACTCCATCTCCCAATCCTCTCTCGAGTCTCTGCTGCATTcccccaagaagaagaagaagactcgCGCTTTTAATCTCCTCAACACCCCAAGATTCCtctttttcttgattttctgcTTCTGCTCTCTGTGGATGCTCAAGTTGTGGGCTAAATTCGACCCCAAAATTCCCTTTTCCGGCCAGCCCTGTTTCATCTCGCGGCAGAGCTCTCTCCTCTCGCGGGGGCTGTTGAGTTCTCAGGGGAACGAGGAAGAAATCGTTGAAAAGAGTGGGTTTTGGAAGCAGCCTGATGGAATGGGGTTTAGGCCGTGTTTGGAATTCAGTGAAAAGTACAAAACGGAGAGCCGTGGGATTGTGCAGGAGAGGACTAAGTATCTGCTGGTGGTGGTTTCCGGCGGCATGAATCAGCAGCGGAATCAGATCGTTGACGCCGTCGTGATTGCTAGGATTCTCGGCGCCGCTCTTGTGGTGCCCATTTTGCAAGTTAATGTTATCTGGGGCGACGAAAG TGAGTTTTCTGATATATTTAATTTGGATCATTTCAAGAGTGTGTTGGGTGGTGATGTGAGGATAGTGAACTCACTCCCTTCTACACATTTGATGACTCGGCCGGTGGAGGAGAAGACGACCCCACTCCACGCCTCGCCCGAATGGATTCGATCACGTTACATTCGACGG ATTAGGAGGGATGGTGTGCTGCTATTGCGTGGCTTGGATTCGAGGCTTTCGAAGGATCTTCCTTCCGACCTTCAGAAGCTTCGCTGCAAG GTTGCATTTCATGCCTTGCGGTTCGCCCCTCATATCACAGAAGTAGGCAACAGGCTTTCGGAGAGAATGAGGAGCAAGGGGCCGTATGTCGCCCTCCATCTCAGGATGGAAAAGGATGTGTGGGTGAGGACGGGATGCCTTCCCGGGCTCGGTCCTGAGTATGACCAGATGATCAGTAGCGAGAGGAAGGCGCGTCCCAAGCTCTTGACCTCGAGATCAAACATGACCTATGATCAGAGGAAACTTGCCGGGCTGTGCCCTTTAAATGCCTTGGAAGTTGCAAG GTTGCTCAAAGCTTTGGGGGCTCCTAAGAGTGCAAGAATCTATTGGGCTGGAGGGATTCCATTGGGAGGGAAAGATACACTTCTTCCTCTCATAACTCAGTTTCCTCACTTCTACAACAAAGAAGACCTCGCCTTGCAGGGCGAGCTCGAGCCATTTGCAAAGCGAGCGTCGTTGATGGCCGCCATTGATTACATAGTTTCAGAGAAAAGTGATGTGTTCATGGCTTCTCATGGTGGGAATATGGGGCATGCCATTCAG GGGCAGAGGGCCTATGCAGGGCACAAGAAGACTATAATCCCTAACAAAAGGCAGATGCTGAAATATTTCATGAAGTCCTCTGTTGGGGAGAGTGAGTTCAACAGCATCATCCAAGACTTGCACCGCGATTCCTTGGGCCAGCCGGAGCTCAGGACTAGCAAGGCCGGGAGGGACGTCACCAAATATCCAATCCCGGAATGCATGTGCAATGCCACACTTGCTCATTCGGCACAATAA